In Planifilum fulgidum, a genomic segment contains:
- a CDS encoding MutS-related protein has translation MFLDEQTKQHLLWADVLRGFHPRTPMGRAAWKRLAPFLPGQEREWAEVLAEQERLRREAERDPDWGRGIDACLSRVPDVLPLFPLLRGRQSPGISGWFQLKGFLWQVKALGERLAEKGLQSLLSDVDQDLCQTLLHRLNPDSPLTPSFSLAPAFDERLGILRGQLERLDREIREEREALVREIAEAYGVRPNRWGEWVVDRRSDASRRMAEDRRLLLVRESAFDRVFVPALSPEGERRKKERAELEARIEAVEGEVMQRLAAEFAPHVPALERAAEAVARFDLQWSRMEAARRWGGCRPRLSKGSIRVSGGVHPAVAERLRKEGCRFTPVDIRVDKGATVIVGPNMGGKTMALRTLGLIVALAQHGFFVPAARCEMPLVSFVSGVMGDGQDAREGLSTFGAEVKRVAEWFGKKGGLLLIDEIGRGTNPVEGAALSAAVTARLARSDHWAVHVTHYGEVLEVAGIRRYRTAGLREEGGNREDWTGDDWSSRMDFRLIPLAEGEGVPRQALWIAEAMGMPREIVEDARRRIAGESGNAEGSSDGRKRAERPKAPEKG, from the coding sequence GTGTTCCTTGACGAGCAGACGAAACAACACCTGCTGTGGGCGGATGTCCTCAGGGGATTTCATCCGCGGACGCCGATGGGGAGGGCGGCCTGGAAGCGGCTTGCCCCTTTCCTCCCCGGCCAGGAGCGGGAGTGGGCGGAAGTTTTGGCGGAACAGGAACGGCTCCGGCGGGAGGCGGAAAGGGATCCCGACTGGGGGCGCGGGATCGATGCCTGTCTGTCCCGGGTTCCCGATGTGCTCCCCCTTTTTCCCCTCCTGCGCGGGAGACAATCCCCGGGCATCTCCGGCTGGTTTCAGCTGAAGGGATTTTTGTGGCAGGTGAAGGCCCTGGGGGAGCGCCTCGCGGAAAAGGGGCTCCAATCCCTTTTGTCGGATGTGGACCAAGACCTTTGCCAGACCCTTCTTCACCGGCTCAATCCGGATTCTCCCCTCACCCCCTCCTTTTCCCTCGCACCCGCCTTCGATGAACGGCTCGGCATTCTCCGCGGGCAGCTGGAACGGCTGGATCGCGAAATCCGGGAGGAGCGGGAGGCGCTGGTCCGGGAAATCGCGGAGGCATACGGGGTCCGCCCCAACCGGTGGGGGGAATGGGTGGTGGACCGCCGGTCCGATGCCTCCCGCCGGATGGCGGAGGACCGCCGCCTCCTCTTGGTGCGGGAGAGTGCCTTCGACCGCGTGTTCGTCCCGGCGCTGTCCCCGGAAGGGGAAAGGCGGAAGAAAGAGCGGGCCGAACTGGAAGCCCGGATCGAAGCGGTGGAGGGGGAGGTGATGCAGAGGCTGGCGGCGGAGTTCGCTCCCCATGTTCCCGCCCTGGAAAGGGCTGCGGAGGCGGTGGCCCGGTTCGATCTGCAGTGGAGCCGGATGGAGGCCGCCCGAAGATGGGGAGGCTGCCGCCCCCGGTTGTCCAAAGGTTCCATCCGGGTTTCCGGGGGAGTGCATCCGGCGGTGGCCGAACGGCTGCGGAAGGAAGGGTGCCGCTTCACACCGGTGGACATCCGGGTGGACAAAGGGGCGACGGTGATCGTCGGTCCCAACATGGGAGGAAAGACGATGGCCCTTAGAACCCTGGGGCTGATCGTCGCTTTGGCGCAGCACGGATTTTTCGTCCCCGCCGCCCGTTGCGAGATGCCCCTGGTTTCCTTCGTTTCCGGAGTGATGGGCGACGGCCAGGACGCCAGGGAGGGGCTCAGCACCTTCGGGGCGGAGGTGAAGCGGGTGGCGGAATGGTTCGGGAAAAAAGGGGGGCTTCTCCTGATCGACGAGATTGGCCGCGGGACCAACCCGGTGGAGGGGGCGGCCCTGTCGGCGGCGGTGACCGCCCGTCTCGCCCGGTCCGACCATTGGGCGGTCCATGTCACCCATTACGGGGAAGTGTTGGAGGTGGCGGGGATTCGCAGGTATCGGACGGCCGGGTTGAGGGAGGAGGGGGGAAACCGGGAGGATTGGACGGGGGACGACTGGTCTTCCCGGATGGATTTTCGCCTGATCCCCCTGGCCGAGGGGGAGGGAGTTCCCCGCCAGGCGCTTTGGATCGCCGAGGCGATGGGAATGCCCCGGGAGATCGTGGAGGATGCCCGGCGGCGGATCGCGGGGGAATCGGGGAACGCTGAGGGATCGAGCGATGGAAGGAAGCGGGCGGAAAGACCGAAGGCGCCGGAAAAGGGGTGA
- a CDS encoding phosphotransferase family protein — MTVFKENKAFAEVVRKIDPLRRLLSFQELSGGVSARTALLETEGPDGRREKLLFRQHGARDLRRNPRIAADEYRLLGILRSAGLPVPKPYALDTSRRLFPAPYLVMEFIEGEAVDDPADPRTYLHQTACHLSRIHRVDASRHDLSFLPKQEALARKILERRPASPKDAWNEGRIRRALERVWPFPRSNPDVLLHGDFWPGNLLWKEGGLVAVIDWEDAALGDPLADVANARLEILWAFGAEAMRRFTEEYRSMMPHVDFTHLPRWDLYAALRPVSTISGWGLGDARESVMRKRHRLFVAQALEKLGFEP; from the coding sequence GTGACCGTTTTTAAGGAGAATAAGGCCTTCGCAGAGGTGGTCCGGAAAATCGATCCGCTCCGCCGGCTGCTTTCCTTCCAGGAGCTTTCGGGGGGCGTGTCGGCCCGGACGGCGCTTTTGGAGACGGAAGGGCCGGACGGCCGCAGGGAAAAGCTGCTCTTCCGCCAGCACGGAGCTCGGGATCTTCGGAGGAATCCCCGGATTGCCGCCGACGAGTACCGCCTCCTGGGCATCCTCCGCTCCGCCGGATTGCCCGTTCCCAAGCCGTATGCCCTGGACACCTCCCGCCGCCTGTTTCCCGCGCCCTATCTGGTGATGGAATTCATCGAAGGCGAGGCGGTGGATGATCCGGCGGATCCAAGGACATACCTCCACCAGACCGCCTGCCATCTGTCCCGGATCCACCGGGTGGACGCTTCCCGGCACGATTTGTCCTTTCTGCCGAAACAGGAGGCGCTGGCCCGCAAAATCCTGGAAAGGCGCCCCGCCTCCCCGAAGGACGCCTGGAACGAGGGGAGGATTCGGAGGGCTCTGGAGCGGGTGTGGCCGTTTCCGCGGTCCAATCCGGATGTCCTGCTGCACGGGGACTTCTGGCCGGGGAATCTCCTGTGGAAGGAGGGGGGGCTGGTGGCCGTCATCGACTGGGAGGATGCGGCCCTGGGGGATCCGCTCGCCGATGTGGCCAATGCACGCCTGGAAATCCTGTGGGCCTTCGGAGCGGAAGCGATGCGGCGGTTCACGGAGGAGTACCGATCCATGATGCCACACGTCGATTTCACCCATCTTCCCCGTTGGGACCTGTATGCGGCACTGCGGCCGGTATCGACGATTTCCGGATGGGGATTGGGAGATGCCCGGGAAAGCGTCATGCGCAAGCGGCACCGCTTGTTTGTCGCCCAGGCCCTGGAGAAGCTGGGGTTTGAGCCGTGA
- the argS gene encoding arginine--tRNA ligase — protein MTVLMKIRETLREEIRKAVLSAGLASEENMPEVELETPREKAHGDLATNVAMRLTRIARSNPREIAARIVEGIDRKRAHVRDIQVAGPGFINFFLDRSFLTKVLEEIQSAGDRYGRSEAGRGQRVNVEFVSANPTGSLHLGHARGAAVGDALCNILEAAGYDVTREYYINDAGNQIRLLALSLEARYLEALGRESSFPEDGYRGQDIIDIARELAEREGDSLLSLDREERLARLREYGLKRMLDKIRRDLERYRVRFDVWFSERSLYESGAVERVLKELGERGYTYEKDGALWLKSTAFGDDKDRVLVKSDGSYTYLTPDIAYHRDKLNRGFDRLINIWGADHHGYIPRMKAAIAAQGYDPERLTVLVTQMVKLYQGGELVKMSKRTGKAVTLEELMDEVGVDAVRYFFVMRSPDSHLDFDMDLAISRSNENPVYYVQYAHARIQSVFRQARERGLAPAADPETLSLLAEEQEYDLMKALAAFPDEVAGAAEQLAPQRVVRYLHDLAALFHSYYRAYRVIGDDENLSRARLALLSGVAQVIRNGLSLIGVSAPDHM, from the coding sequence ATGACCGTGCTGATGAAAATACGGGAGACACTCCGTGAGGAAATCCGCAAGGCGGTGCTTTCCGCCGGCCTGGCCTCGGAAGAAAACATGCCGGAGGTGGAGTTGGAGACCCCCCGGGAAAAGGCCCACGGGGATCTGGCCACCAATGTGGCGATGAGACTGACCCGCATCGCCCGCTCCAATCCCCGGGAGATCGCCGCGCGGATCGTGGAGGGGATCGATCGGAAAAGGGCTCACGTCCGCGACATCCAAGTGGCGGGGCCCGGGTTTATCAACTTTTTCCTCGACCGCTCCTTTCTGACGAAGGTGCTGGAGGAGATTCAGAGCGCCGGCGACCGCTACGGAAGGTCGGAAGCGGGACGTGGTCAGCGGGTCAACGTGGAGTTCGTCAGCGCCAACCCGACGGGCAGCCTGCATCTCGGCCATGCCCGCGGGGCCGCCGTCGGGGATGCCCTGTGCAATATCCTGGAGGCCGCCGGTTATGATGTAACCAGGGAGTACTACATCAACGATGCGGGCAACCAGATCCGGCTGCTCGCCCTTTCCCTGGAGGCCCGCTATCTGGAGGCCCTCGGCAGGGAATCCTCCTTTCCCGAGGACGGCTATCGGGGGCAGGACATCATCGACATCGCCCGGGAACTGGCGGAACGGGAGGGCGATTCGCTCCTTTCCCTCGACCGGGAGGAACGGCTCGCCCGGCTGAGGGAGTACGGATTGAAGCGGATGCTGGACAAGATCCGCCGGGATCTGGAGCGGTACCGGGTCCGCTTCGACGTGTGGTTCAGCGAGCGCTCCCTCTATGAATCCGGTGCGGTGGAGCGGGTGCTGAAGGAGCTGGGCGAACGGGGGTACACCTACGAGAAGGACGGCGCCCTGTGGTTGAAGTCGACCGCCTTCGGCGATGACAAGGATCGCGTCCTGGTCAAAAGCGACGGCTCGTACACCTACCTCACCCCGGACATCGCCTACCACCGCGACAAACTGAACCGCGGTTTCGACCGGCTCATCAACATCTGGGGCGCCGATCACCACGGTTACATTCCCCGCATGAAGGCGGCCATCGCCGCCCAGGGGTACGATCCGGAGCGCCTGACGGTGCTGGTGACCCAGATGGTCAAGCTGTACCAGGGCGGGGAATTGGTCAAGATGTCCAAACGGACGGGGAAAGCCGTCACCCTGGAGGAACTGATGGACGAGGTGGGGGTGGACGCCGTCCGCTATTTCTTCGTCATGCGCAGTCCCGACAGCCATCTGGACTTCGACATGGACCTGGCGATTTCCCGTTCCAACGAGAACCCGGTCTACTATGTCCAATACGCCCACGCCCGGATTCAGAGCGTCTTCCGCCAGGCCCGGGAGAGAGGGCTTGCTCCCGCCGCCGACCCGGAAACCCTCTCCCTGCTCGCGGAGGAACAGGAGTACGATCTGATGAAGGCCTTGGCCGCTTTTCCCGATGAAGTGGCCGGCGCGGCCGAGCAGCTGGCGCCTCAGCGGGTGGTGAGATACCTGCATGATCTGGCCGCCCTGTTCCACAGCTACTACAGGGCCTATCGGGTGATCGGCGATGACGAGAACCTGTCGCGGGCGAGACTGGCCCTTCTCTCGGGGGTGGCCCAGGTGATCCGAAACGGCCTGTCCCTGATCGGCGTGAGCGCCCCGGATCACATGTAA
- a CDS encoding sigma-54 interaction domain-containing protein, protein MKQTQITEELLQEVLRSIDEGIHVVDVRGITIFYNHVAASLDGMAVEEVLGTHVLEAFPSLTSKTSTLMQVIRTGKPLYNQRQTYTNRYGKRIVTVNSTVPLRVGGRLVGALEVSKDVTRIQELAEQVIDLRKRIRKPVRKPPATEPRLFRFEQILTRNPEMMKAIERAKRAAATRSPVLVVGETGTGKELIVQSIHSASPRRDQPFIAQNCAAIPSSLLEGILFGTVKGAFTGAEDRPGLFELADGGTLFLDEIHAMPSDLQAKLLRVLEEGAVRRVGDANARWVDVRILCATNEDPVRNVKEGRLRKDLFYRIQVVRIDLPPLRERREDIPLLTSHFIREYNGKLGKRVFGLRPEVEEMFLRYDWPGNVRELKHAIEGAMNMAEGEMIAPEDLPPHLIPGETAARPEREGRPLREVLAEVEERMIREALAACGGNVRQAARRLGIPRQTLQYKLQKWGLDRRVK, encoded by the coding sequence ATGAAACAGACGCAGATTACGGAAGAATTGCTGCAGGAAGTGCTTCGTTCCATCGACGAGGGCATCCATGTGGTGGATGTCCGGGGGATCACCATTTTTTACAACCATGTCGCGGCCTCCCTCGACGGGATGGCGGTGGAGGAGGTCTTGGGAACCCATGTGCTGGAGGCGTTTCCCTCGCTCACCAGCAAGACGAGCACGCTGATGCAGGTGATCCGGACCGGCAAGCCCCTCTACAACCAGCGGCAGACCTACACCAACCGATACGGCAAAAGGATCGTGACGGTCAATTCCACCGTCCCCCTCCGGGTGGGCGGCCGGCTGGTGGGAGCGTTGGAAGTGTCCAAGGATGTGACCCGCATCCAGGAGCTGGCGGAGCAGGTGATCGATCTGAGGAAAAGGATCCGGAAGCCGGTTCGGAAACCGCCGGCGACGGAGCCGCGCCTGTTCCGGTTCGAGCAGATTCTCACGCGGAACCCGGAGATGATGAAGGCCATCGAGCGGGCGAAGCGGGCCGCCGCCACCCGCTCCCCGGTCCTGGTCGTGGGGGAAACGGGCACGGGAAAGGAACTGATTGTCCAGTCGATTCACAGCGCCTCCCCCCGCCGCGACCAGCCCTTCATCGCCCAGAACTGCGCGGCGATTCCCTCGTCCCTGCTGGAAGGAATCCTGTTCGGAACGGTGAAGGGCGCCTTCACGGGGGCGGAGGATCGGCCGGGCCTGTTTGAATTGGCGGATGGGGGCACCCTGTTTCTGGATGAGATCCACGCCATGCCCTCGGACCTGCAGGCGAAATTGCTGCGGGTGCTGGAAGAAGGGGCGGTCCGGAGGGTGGGGGATGCAAACGCGCGCTGGGTGGACGTGCGCATCCTGTGCGCCACCAATGAGGATCCCGTCCGCAACGTGAAGGAAGGGCGCCTCCGGAAGGATCTGTTTTACCGCATCCAGGTGGTACGGATCGATCTGCCGCCCCTTCGGGAGAGGCGGGAGGACATTCCCCTTCTCACCTCCCATTTCATCCGCGAATACAACGGCAAGCTGGGAAAACGGGTTTTCGGGCTTCGGCCGGAGGTGGAGGAGATGTTCCTGCGCTACGATTGGCCGGGCAATGTCCGGGAATTGAAGCACGCCATCGAAGGGGCGATGAACATGGCGGAAGGGGAGATGATCGCCCCGGAGGATTTGCCGCCCCATCTCATCCCCGGGGAAACGGCCGCCCGTCCGGAGCGGGAGGGGCGCCCCCTGCGGGAAGTGTTGGCCGAGGTGGAGGAGCGGATGATCCGGGAAGCGTTGGCCGCCTGCGGGGGAAATGTGCGGCAGGCGGCCCGCCGATTGGGAATTCCGCGGCAAACGCTGCAGTACAAGCTGCAAAAATGGGGATTGGACCGCCGAGTGAAGTAA
- a CDS encoding XapX domain-containing protein yields the protein MRLILLSTFTGFIAGFVFSLLRLPIPAPPALAGIFGIIGIYLGYQAYQWVSRFF from the coding sequence GTGAGGTTGATCTTGCTTTCCACCTTCACCGGTTTCATCGCCGGGTTTGTCTTTTCCCTTCTCCGATTGCCGATCCCGGCCCCGCCGGCCCTGGCGGGCATTTTCGGCATCATCGGAATCTACCTGGGATACCAGGCGTACCAGTGGGTGAGCCGGTTTTTCTGA
- a CDS encoding cytochrome C oxidase subunit IV family protein — translation MEPKIDPSTARPERREKPESAGKHVKAFALMMILTAAAFILVGTGSVAAEVVIPVLLLLASVQVVVQLFTFMHLDQKGSFFPVLFVICGIVGAIVCILALTLWV, via the coding sequence GTGGAACCGAAAATCGATCCGTCGACGGCCAGACCCGAAAGGCGGGAAAAGCCGGAGAGCGCCGGCAAGCATGTGAAAGCCTTCGCCTTGATGATGATCCTGACCGCCGCCGCCTTTATCCTCGTCGGCACCGGCTCCGTCGCCGCCGAAGTGGTGATTCCGGTCCTGTTGCTATTGGCGTCCGTCCAGGTCGTGGTGCAGCTGTTCACCTTCATGCACCTGGATCAAAAGGGGAGCTTTTTTCCCGTTCTGTTCGTGATCTGCGGCATCGTCGGCGCCATCGTCTGCATCCTGGCACTGACCCTGTGGGTGTAG
- a CDS encoding zinc-binding dehydrogenase: MTACQSYPKGHRYGLHRVLEPKGVMPQPAWKLDARPVCHDNELLVEVDRLNIDSASFNQLKEEAGGDPERVKERILGIVAERGKMHNPVTNSGGMLIGRVLEIGPSFPDQGLKRGEKIATLVSLTLTPLSLEAVERVDLETGQVEVRGKAVLFASGPFARLPDDLPESVALAVLDVCGAPAQTARLVRPGQRVAVLGAGGKSGLLCLWHAKKQAGPGGRVIALEAGEAACEAIRNLALADEVIRADATRPVEVLEKVERATGGRLADVTINCVNVPHTELSSILCTRDGGTVYFFSTAVRFTAAALGAEGVGKDVRMMIGNGYAPGHAALALETLRQSPALRRLFEERYAREERQPTV, from the coding sequence TTGACCGCATGCCAATCGTACCCGAAAGGGCACCGGTATGGTCTTCACCGGGTGCTGGAGCCAAAGGGGGTGATGCCCCAGCCCGCATGGAAGCTGGATGCCAGGCCGGTCTGCCATGACAACGAGCTTTTGGTCGAGGTGGACCGCCTCAACATCGATTCCGCCTCCTTCAATCAGCTGAAGGAGGAGGCCGGCGGCGATCCGGAACGGGTGAAGGAACGGATCCTCGGGATCGTCGCCGAGAGGGGGAAAATGCACAATCCCGTCACCAATTCCGGCGGGATGCTGATCGGCCGGGTTCTCGAGATCGGCCCGTCTTTTCCGGATCAAGGATTGAAGCGGGGGGAGAAGATCGCCACGCTGGTCTCCCTCACCTTGACCCCCCTTTCCCTGGAAGCCGTGGAGCGGGTGGATCTGGAGACGGGGCAGGTGGAGGTGCGGGGCAAGGCGGTGCTCTTCGCCAGCGGTCCCTTCGCCCGCCTTCCCGATGATTTGCCGGAATCCGTCGCCCTGGCCGTGCTCGACGTTTGCGGGGCCCCGGCGCAGACGGCGCGCCTGGTCCGCCCCGGTCAGCGGGTGGCGGTGCTGGGGGCGGGAGGCAAATCGGGGCTTCTCTGCCTCTGGCACGCCAAAAAACAGGCGGGCCCCGGCGGCCGGGTGATCGCCCTGGAGGCCGGGGAGGCGGCCTGCGAGGCGATCCGGAACCTGGCCCTCGCCGACGAGGTGATCCGGGCGGACGCCACGCGGCCCGTCGAGGTGCTGGAAAAGGTGGAACGCGCCACCGGCGGACGGTTGGCGGATGTCACCATCAATTGCGTGAATGTGCCCCATACGGAGCTGTCCAGCATTCTGTGCACCCGGGACGGCGGGACGGTTTACTTTTTCAGCACGGCCGTCCGCTTCACCGCCGCCGCCCTGGGGGCCGAGGGCGTGGGGAAGGATGTGCGCATGATGATCGGCAACGGATACGCTCCCGGCCACGCGGCCCTCGCTTTGGAAACCCTCAGGCAGTCCCCCGCCCTGAGGCGGTTGTTCGAGGAGCGATATGCCCGAGAAGAGAGGCAACCGACGGTTTGA
- a CDS encoding lysine 5,6-aminomutase subunit alpha, translating into MEGKLRLDPGQIARARRAAAEIAADVDRFIADRTTVAVERTVLRLMGIDGVDAEGVPLPNVLVDRIRESGGIGIGAAPWVINAMLHTGASPQEVAEGVADGSLDLARIPWAGREAIRTKGKELAEAGLGLIERNRREREERIRRLGEGKQPYLYVIVATGDIYEDAVQGKAAARQGADIIAVIRSTGQSLLDYVPYGATREGYGGTFATQENFRIMRRALDEAGEETGRYIRLCNYCSGLCMPEIAAMGALERLDVMLNDALYGILFRDINMQRTLIDQSFSRMINAYAGIIINTGEDNYLTTADAVEAAHTVLASQFINEQLALLSGLPPEQMGLGHAFEMDPDLEDGLLMEIAQAQLVRQIFPDAPLKYMPPTKHMTGNIFKGHVQDAMFNLVGILTGQGIQLLGMMTEAMHTPHIHDRKLAIESAQYIFNNARHLGEEVRFRPGGRIERRAREVLDKAVAMLEEVRRIGLFRAIERGLFADVKRAFDGGRGLEGVVEKEDGYYNPFEEALRERLGLPGRGDEVDGRGSHPRETLRGHDE; encoded by the coding sequence GTGGAGGGGAAACTGCGGCTCGATCCCGGGCAGATTGCCCGGGCCCGGCGGGCGGCGGCGGAAATCGCCGCCGATGTGGATCGGTTTATCGCCGATCGCACGACGGTCGCCGTGGAGCGAACCGTCCTGCGCCTGATGGGGATTGACGGGGTGGATGCCGAGGGGGTTCCCCTGCCCAATGTTCTGGTGGACCGGATCCGGGAGTCGGGGGGAATCGGGATCGGAGCGGCACCCTGGGTGATCAACGCCATGCTTCACACCGGGGCCAGTCCCCAGGAAGTGGCGGAAGGGGTGGCGGACGGCTCCCTCGACCTGGCCCGCATTCCCTGGGCCGGCCGTGAAGCGATTCGCACCAAGGGGAAGGAATTGGCCGAGGCCGGCCTGGGCCTCATCGAACGGAACCGGCGGGAGCGGGAGGAGAGGATTCGCCGGCTGGGCGAGGGAAAACAGCCCTACCTTTATGTGATCGTGGCCACCGGCGACATTTACGAGGACGCCGTCCAAGGGAAGGCGGCGGCGCGGCAGGGGGCCGACATCATCGCCGTGATCCGCAGCACGGGGCAAAGCCTGCTCGACTACGTCCCCTACGGGGCGACCCGGGAAGGTTACGGCGGGACCTTCGCCACCCAGGAGAATTTCCGGATCATGCGCCGGGCCCTGGATGAAGCCGGCGAAGAGACGGGAAGATATATCCGCCTCTGCAACTACTGTTCCGGCCTCTGCATGCCGGAGATCGCCGCCATGGGGGCCCTGGAACGGTTGGATGTGATGCTGAACGACGCCCTCTACGGCATTTTGTTTCGGGACATCAACATGCAGCGGACCCTGATCGACCAGTCCTTTTCCCGGATGATCAACGCCTATGCCGGCATCATCATCAACACCGGGGAGGACAACTATCTGACCACCGCCGACGCCGTGGAAGCGGCCCACACGGTGCTGGCTTCCCAGTTCATCAATGAGCAGCTGGCCCTGCTGTCCGGCCTGCCTCCGGAGCAGATGGGACTGGGGCACGCCTTTGAGATGGACCCGGACCTGGAGGACGGGCTGCTGATGGAGATCGCCCAGGCCCAGCTGGTCCGTCAGATTTTTCCCGACGCCCCCCTCAAATACATGCCCCCCACCAAGCACATGACCGGAAACATCTTCAAGGGGCATGTCCAGGATGCGATGTTCAACCTGGTCGGCATCCTGACGGGACAGGGGATTCAGCTCCTGGGGATGATGACCGAAGCGATGCACACTCCCCATATCCACGACCGGAAGCTGGCCATCGAATCGGCCCAATACATCTTCAACAATGCCCGCCATTTGGGGGAGGAAGTGCGGTTCCGGCCCGGGGGGCGCATCGAGCGCCGCGCCCGGGAGGTCTTGGACAAAGCCGTCGCCATGCTGGAGGAAGTCCGGAGGATCGGCCTGTTTCGGGCCATCGAGCGGGGCCTGTTTGCCGACGTGAAGCGGGCCTTCGACGGCGGGCGTGGACTGGAGGGGGTTGTGGAGAAGGAGGACGGTTACTACAACCCCTTTGAGGAGGCGCTCAGGGAGCGGCTCGGACTTCCCGGAAGGGGGGATGAAGTCGATGGACGTGGATCTCACCCGCGTGAAACCCTACGGGGACACGATGAATGA
- the ablA gene encoding lysine 2,3-aminomutase codes for MRDWREIELWKDVTEEQWNDWLWQLTHTIRKLDDLKKVINLTPEEEEGVAISKQTIPLNITPYYALLMDPDDPRDPIRMQAVPVSSEIIRTPYDMEDPLLEDTDSPVPGLTHRYPDRVLFLITNQCSMYCRYCTRRRFSGQIGMGVPKKQMDACIEYIRNTPTVRDVLLSGGDGLLVNDRILEYLLKNLREIPHVEIIRIGTRAPVVFPQRITENLCKILKKYHPIWLNTHFNHPKEITPEAKRACEMLADAGVPLGNQSVILAGINDCPHVMKKLVHELVKIRVRPYYIYQCDLSEGIGHFRTPISKGLEIIEYLRGHTSGYAVPTFVVDAPGGGGKIPLSPNYILSQSPTKTVLRNFEGVITSYPEPPNYRPHDPESCEYCRQAKGKQEGIAALMSDERLNLEPKHLLREGRRRSRSPEPTQA; via the coding sequence ATGCGCGATTGGCGAGAGATTGAACTGTGGAAGGATGTCACCGAGGAGCAGTGGAATGACTGGCTGTGGCAGTTGACCCACACCATCCGCAAATTGGACGATTTGAAGAAGGTGATCAATCTGACGCCGGAAGAGGAGGAGGGCGTGGCGATTTCCAAACAGACGATTCCCCTCAACATCACGCCCTACTACGCCCTGCTGATGGATCCCGACGATCCGAGGGACCCCATCCGCATGCAGGCGGTGCCCGTGTCGTCGGAGATCATCCGGACGCCCTACGACATGGAGGACCCCCTCCTGGAGGACACCGACTCGCCGGTTCCGGGTCTCACCCACCGCTATCCGGACCGGGTGCTGTTTCTGATCACCAACCAGTGCTCCATGTATTGCCGTTACTGCACCCGGCGCCGCTTCTCCGGCCAGATCGGGATGGGCGTTCCGAAGAAGCAGATGGACGCCTGCATCGAGTACATCCGCAACACCCCGACGGTGCGCGATGTGCTTCTCTCGGGCGGAGACGGGCTGTTGGTCAACGATCGGATTCTGGAGTATCTGCTGAAGAACCTCCGGGAGATTCCCCATGTGGAGATCATCCGGATCGGGACCCGGGCCCCGGTGGTCTTCCCCCAACGGATCACGGAGAATCTGTGCAAGATCCTGAAAAAGTACCATCCGATCTGGTTGAACACCCATTTCAACCATCCGAAGGAGATCACCCCCGAAGCGAAACGGGCCTGTGAAATGCTGGCGGACGCCGGCGTCCCCCTGGGGAACCAGTCGGTCATCCTGGCGGGGATCAACGACTGCCCCCATGTGATGAAAAAACTGGTGCACGAACTGGTGAAGATCCGGGTCCGTCCGTATTACATCTATCAGTGCGATCTGTCCGAGGGGATCGGCCATTTCCGCACCCCGATCTCCAAGGGACTGGAGATCATCGAATACCTGCGGGGGCACACCTCGGGCTACGCGGTGCCCACCTTCGTGGTGGACGCTCCGGGAGGCGGCGGCAAGATTCCGCTTTCGCCCAACTATATCCTGTCCCAAAGCCCCACCAAGACGGTACTGAGAAACTTCGAAGGCGTGATCACCTCTTATCCGGAACCGCCCAATTACCGTCCCCATGATCCGGAATCCTGCGAGTACTGCCGGCAGGCCAAAGGGAAGCAGGAGGGGATTGCGGCGCTGATGAGCGACGAACGCCTCAACCTGGAACCGAAGCACCTGCTCCGGGAGGGCCGGCGCAGATCCCGCTCCCCCGAACCGACCCAGGCGTAA